One Rhinoraja longicauda isolate Sanriku21f chromosome 21, sRhiLon1.1, whole genome shotgun sequence genomic region harbors:
- the dcun1d3 gene encoding DCN1-like protein 3, which produces MGQCVTKCKNPPSSLGSKNGDKESGSKSHVKKLAVSGEEFNSMCEKASGDILANGTKKTDVVLESTQPQLAHSGDSKKEESFLHRDEFSLKRAEELFSRYKDAHEDSILEEGMEWFCNDLSVDPTEFIVLLLAWKFQAGTMCKFTRKEFVEGCKALNADSIEGIRTRFPSLMNEAKVEDKFKDLYRFTFQFGLDSDEGQRSLRREIAVALWKLVFTQNAPFILDQWLSFLTDNPPGIKGISRDTWNMFLNFIQVIGPDLTNYSEDEAWPSLFDTFVEWEIERRRKEGLAEEKLHLVTEAANAKMLGQIATDYHVKDNE; this is translated from the exons ATGGGCCAGTGTGTCACCAAGTGCAAAAATCCCCCTTCTTCGCTGGGCAGTAAGAATGGAGATAAAGAATCTGGTAGCAAATCACATGTTAAGAAATTGGCTGTCTCTGGTGAAGAATTTAACTCGATGTGTGAAAAGGCCTCTGGAGATATACTTGCCAATGGAACAAAGAAAACTGATGTTGTATTGGAATCAACCCAGCCCCAGCTTGCTCACTCTGGCGACAGTAAAAAAGAAGAATCATTTTTGCACCGTGATGAGTTCTCGCTAAAGAGAGCTGAAGAATTGTTTAGCAGGTATAAGGACGCACACGAGGATTCCATTTTAGAGGAGGGCATGGAGTGGTTTTGCAATGACCTTTCTGTGGATCCTACAGAGTTCATAGTATTGTTGTTAGCATGGAAATTTCAAGCAGGTACTATGTGCAAGTTTACCAG GAAAGAATTTGTTGAGGGATGTAAAGCATTAAATGCAGACAGTATTGAAGGGATTCGTACCAGATTCCCCAGCCTTATGAATGAAGCCAAAGTTGAGGACAAGTTCAAAGATTTGTATCGGTTTACATTTCAGTTTGGACTAgactctgatgaaggccagcgaTCGCTACGGAGGGAAATAGCTGTGGCCCTCTGGAAACTGGTGTTCACGCAGAACGCACCTTTCATATTGGACCAGTGGCTGAGCTTCTTAACTGATAATCCGCCTGGAATAAAGGGAATCTCTCGAGATACATGGAACATGTTCTTAAATTTTATTCAGGTGATAGGTCCTGATCTAACAAACTACAGTGAGGATGAGGCTTGGCCAAGCCTGTTTGACACTTTCGTAGAGTGGGAAATAGAAAGAAGAAGAAAAGAGGGTCTGGCTGAAGAAAAATTGCATTTAGTTACAGAGGCTGCAAATGCGAAAATGTTGGGACAAATTGCTACAGACTACCATGTTAAAGATAATGAGTAG